Proteins encoded by one window of Channa argus isolate prfri chromosome 1, Channa argus male v1.0, whole genome shotgun sequence:
- the cfap43 gene encoding cilia- and flagella-associated protein 43, whose product MDNTANLEVRWVQGLTNKSIAFVDNKTVCYKCGNYICFLNVETKMRNVLQSPGRGVGALTANGNNRIFAFSEQKLFPSIFVYTFPDLMLTNELKGTAQLEYTSLALSEGGPYLACCSSLPDHIITVWNWENAEPICTQPQAAQDVISIVFNPFNWLQLCTLGTTSLTVWNIEKSANFRVLKPGVVELPATDGSIVKKLVHTSHAVSEKLPYFGPEMPPSAITGLKGDKAESIAAKLFTKGRLTPTAICWTATSQLYVGCAEGFLLLVDPESLSSSVLFNPKSVDAMPELKQCNFQGLTLSKNGLIAVEKESLMHCLEIKGTHINITKTWQLEGPVAALTYSPDYELLLLSSNTGQIYMLNPALSDKIVKVVDVLSGNFVAAAFLPTSKNISVLVKESGDLQLCSEDGIHLGSLSLHAEITSLACCPIAQYAAVGTASGNVLFIDLNKEQQPRLVHQVHLYHTPVDHLVFDREGHYLVTGASDSHVFVLDARPSKRFSVIGYTVVPGAILSLSSHCVRDCEQVKVLALCHRPEYNSCDGNLLTLLTLPTRNLAGPNFVDRNGCLSTHVLNMSTYEVPHPLQSSVLGGSEVFAYCNRRRTLQRFQLPQDNLRGQQVVQLIPEQEVKGHSGPVSLVLSPHQLWLASVGQDGMLCVRETDSMEHFIELQCHSRRLGGARSVSFSTDSHTLLTVGFKDGSLVCSNLRTKDVGAKMKKAAGYSQSLADNLTNKFSKENPILIDLPQWSEGSFEKLNDGEVSGGTDTMDVTEQDGSYNSQLSDPSHPTWLERKQKVAKEETKQYSETKENLRKSIKELRDTIQEMMHENENLPDIERLEQHEFNLNVDEQRRLEAMVEEEASRVKNEIEWEILAKCYLHDVLKRECWDSMKFKGRAIKAFHSEHMVKNYTLKERTKKEMEDLRRVQTMRKVEKAVYTQSGLKKSSNTISAKEEEGLEDHRTKSDAVTGSFSAHLGYSNPYIYGQFSLNTTEQRINQIILLQDVIYHIKTAFNTEFEAVHKQKVQELNRVRDRNRHIREIMQELDMNEKLWEPSLSNSEWPERMLTVDDSEIKAERYLTPDQKEEEERKKLEEQRHLTAKGDKSRERALDDMMDGVLEVKKDDILQMEIPLPEFVLTKPEIQWSDEEKKVHKEFEKKTKELNEEKEKYKKLLETEMKKLQAATRDATARFDETLTKLFEKKVKCEMTIYQEELKIAYLDYSVLIEKEMTNRELGLKLKLEKTLAYKNKIGEEVKRHEEELQLFQESYETIVVEDKVLDKEFRKEFTDVPTHFVDHLYKLFKRRPRVQKLRTQTDSSSPLKEQRLCGSQTPDALGKMLKAMEELDAPKNIPEGLNPSIWERFCLVRRTKVESEQKVKINALTLAEMQAFLQKRLDEDKATQQDIKNLSDELECLHNEKNRFLADIMVQVLLKQGQVEVSTIDLTPDYTDSVLLHRSVVEDLNKTIRMFGERKIASMVECKDFRKGSIRLEWEHKMMRMQIEDLNNKVKNIQKLRLTEEQQDYLNRTDRDSRVSKQVSILEKTIAFQEKTHLKNVQLRIKKIQQLNRQAAMKAAQNTVLEQELPNMQVAVAEMKHIYEATASEEHQATKTEERYQEIVQKKKLKTCVKAQAEELAFLQLELERLRMKNFPSLDNLKHN is encoded by the exons atgGATAACACTGCAAATTTAGAAGTCAG GTGGGTCCAAGGGTTAACAAACAAGAGTATCGCTTTTGTGGACAATAAAACAGTGTGTTACAAATGTGGAAATTATATCTGTTTTCTGAACGTGGAGACAAAAATGCGAAATGTGCTCCAGAGTCCGGGAAGAGGCGTTGGTGCGTTGACAGCGAATGGCAACAATCGGATTTTTGCTTTCTCTGAGCAAAAGCTATTCCCATCTATATTTGTGTACACTTTCCCCGACCTTATGTTGACGAATGAACTAAAAG GAACAGCACAGCTGGAATACACTTCTCTTGCATTAAGTGAGGGTGGTCCTTACCTAGCCTGTTGTTCCTCTCTTCCAGATCACATCATAACAGTATG GAACTGGGAAAATGCTGAGCCGATTTGTACACAACCTCAAGCTGCGCAGGATGTCATTTCAATAGTGTTCAACCCTTTTAATTGGCTCCAGCTTTGTACTTTGGGCACTACATCCCTCACTGTCTGGAATATAGAGAAGAGTGCCAACTTCCGCGTGCTGAAACCAGG tgtggTAGAACTTCCAGCAACTGATGGTTCAATTGTTAAAAAACTGGTTCACACCTCTCATGCTGTCAGTGAGAAACTGCCCTATTTTGGTCCAGAGATGCCTCCATCAGCCATAACAGGGCTTAAGGGAGACAAGGCAGAGAGCATTGCG GCTAAACTCTTCACTAAAGGCAGACTTACTCCtactgccatctgctggacagCCACGTCACAGCTTTATGTGGGATGTGCAGAAGGCTTTTTGCTTCTTGTTGACCCTGAGAGTCTTTCCAGCTCAGTCCTCTTCAACCccaaat CTGTTGATGCCATGCCTGAACTCAAACAGTGCAACTTTCAAGGTTTAACCCTTAGCAAGAATGGTTTGATTGCTGTTGAAAAG GAGAGTTTAATGCACTGTCTGGAAATCAAAGGGACACATATAAACATCACAAAAACGTGGCAGCTAGAAGGACCTGTAGCAGCTCTAACATATTCCCCTGACTATGAATTATTACTTTTATCTTCTAATACA GGGCAGATCTATATGTTGAATCCAGCCCTATCAGACAAAATTGTGAAGGTTGTGGATGTTCTCAGTGGCAACTTTgtagctgctgcttttttgcCCACCAGCAAGAACATTTCTGTG TTGGTGAAGGAGTCTGGAGATTTGCAGCTGTGTTCTGAAGATGGCATTCACCTTGGTTCTTTGTCTCTTCACGCTGAG atAACAAGTCTGGCTTGCTGTCCTATTGCACAATATGCAGCTGTAGGAACAGCTTCAGGAAATGTTCTCTTTATTGACCTGAACAAGGAGCAGCAGCCTCGCCTGGTGCACCAGGTTCATCTCTACCACACCCCTGTGGATCATCTAGT ttttgatcGAGAGGGTCACTACCTTGTCACCGGTGCATCAGATTCACACGTCTTTGTGCTAGATGCAAGGCCATCAAAGCGATTTTCAGTCATAGGATACACAG ttgttccTGGAGCGATTTTGTCACTTTCCAGTCATTGTGTGAGAGACTGTGAGCAGGTGAAAGTTCTTGCACTGTGCCATAGGCCGGAGTACAACAGTTGTGACGGTAACCTGCTCACACTGCTGACTCTGCCTACAAGGAACCTTGCAG GTCCAAATTTTGTAGATcggaatggttgtctgtccaCTCATGTCCTGAACATGTCCACATATGAAGTGCCTCATCCACTTCAATCCTCTGTTCTTGGAGGCAGTGAGGTCTTTGCTTACTGCAACAGAAGGCGAACTCTTCAGAGATTTCAGCTTCCCCAG GACAATCTCCGCGGTCAACAGGTCGTACAGCTAATCCCAGAGCAGGAGGTGAAGGGTCATTCTGGTCCTGTCTCCCTTGTTCTGTCTCCTCATCAATTGTGGCTGGCTTCAGTAGGCCAAGATGGCATGCTATGTGTTAGAGAAACTGATTCCATG GAACACTTTATTGAATTACAATGTCATTCACGCCGTCTTGGAGGAGCTCGGAGTGTGTCCTTCTCTACAGACAGCCATACACTCCTCACTGTTGGCTTTAAAGATGGCTCTCTTGTGTGCAGTAATCTCAG AACTAAAGATGTGGGtgcaaagatgaaaaaagcTGCTGGGTATAGCCAATCTCTGGCTGATAATCTGACGAACAAATTCAGTAAAGAGAACCCTATCCTCATTGACTTGCCTCAGTGGAGTGAAGGGTCTTTTGAAAAACTAAACGACGGTGAG GTCAGTGGTGGGACAGACACTATGGATGTGACAGAGCAGGATGGGAGTTATAACAGCCAGCTGTCGGACCCGTCACACCCCACCTGGCTAGAAAGAAAGCAGAAG GTTGCAAAAGAAGAGACCAAGCAATATTCTGAGACAAAGGAGAACCTGAGAAAATCCATCAAAGAGTTACGTGACACT ATCCAGGAGATGATGCATGAAAATGAGAACCTTCCAGATATAGAGCGTTTGGAACAGCATGAGTTCAACTTGAATGTAGACGAGCAGAGGAGACTGGAGGCCATGGTGGAGGAGGAAGCCTCTAGG GTGAAAAATGAAATCGAATGGGAGATTCTAGCAAAATGTTACCTTCATGATGTCCTAAAGAGAGAATGCTGGGATTCTATGAAGTTCAAAGGCAGGGCGATTAAG GCCTTTCACTCTGAACATATGGTGAAGAATTATACCCTGAAAGAACgaacaaaaaaagagatggaGGACCTTCGCAGGGTTCAGACTATGAGGAAGGTTGAAAAGGCTGTTTATACT CAGAGTGGCCTAAAGAAAAGTTCCAACACAATCAGTGCAAAGGAGGAAGAGGGGTTGGAAGACCACAGGACGAAAAGTGATGCTGTAACTGGAAGTTTCTCCGCTCATTTAGGATATTCAAATCCTTACATCTACGGTCAGTTTAGCCTGAACACCACAGAACAGAGGATCAACCAGATAATTCTGCTACAG GATGTGATTTATCATATCAAGACAGCTTTTAATACTGAATTTGAGGCCGTGCACAAGCAGAAGGTGCAGGAGCTAAATCGTGTGAGGGACAGGAACAGACACATAAGGGAGATTATGCAGGAGTTGGACATGAATGAGAAGCTGTGGGAGCCCAGCCTGAGCAACAGCGAGTGGCCAGAGAGGATGCTTACTGTGGATGACTCTGAG ATAAAAGCTGAGAGGTACCTCACCCCAGAccagaaagaggaggaagagaggaagaagcTGGAAGAGCAAAGACATTTAACTGCCAAG GGTGATAAGAGTAGAGAAAGGGCTCTCGATGACATGATGGACGGTGTACTTGAAGTGAAAAAAGATGACATTTTGCAAATG GAAATACCGCTGCCTGAGTTTGTTTTGACCAAACCTGAGATTCAGTGGagtgatgaagagaaaaaagtcCACAAAgagtttgaaaagaaaaccaaagagttaaatgaggagaaggagaaatacAAAAAG TTACtggaaactgaaatgaaaaaactCCAGGCGGCCACCAGGGATGCAACGGCAAGGTTTGATGAAACATTGACAAAGCTGTTTGAGAAgaaagtgaaatgtgaaatgactATATATCAG GAAGAACTCAAGATCGCCTATCTGGATTATTCCGTCCTCATAGAAAAAGAGATGACAAATCGAGAGCTGGGGCTCAAGCTAAAACTTGAGAAAACGTTGGCATACAAG aataAAATTGGGGAGGAGGTGAAAAGACATGAAGAAGAATTACAGTTGTTTCAAGAGAGCTATGAAACCATTGTAGTTGAGGACAAA GTTCTTGACAAAGAATTCAGGAAGGAGTTCACTGATGTACCAACCCATTTCGTTGATCACTTATATAAGCTTTTCAAGCGTAGACCCAG GGTACAAAAATTGAGGACCCAAACCGACAGCTCCAGCCCATTGAAAGAGCAGCGTCTGTGTGGCTCTCAGACTCCTGATGCACTTGGCAAAATGCTAAAAGCCATGGAGGAGCTGGATGCTCCAAAAAATATACCAGAAGGCTTAAACCCATCGATCTGGGAGAGGTTTTGTCTTGTCCGTAGAACAAAAGTGGAGAGTGAGCAAAAG GTAAAGATAAATGCTTTGACTCTTGCGGAGATGCAGGCATTCCTGCAGAAGAGATTAGATGAGGATAAAGCTACACAACAGGATATTAAAAACCTCTCTGATGAACTCGAATG TCTGCATAATGAGAAGAACAGGTTCCTGGCAGATATCATGGTCCAAGTTCTACTCAAACAGGGACAGGTGGAAGTGTCAACCATAGATCTGACTCCTGACTATACTGACTCTGTGCTTTTACACAGGAGTGTGGTGGAAGACCTCAACAAAACCATCAGG ATGTTCGGGGAGCGAAAGATTGCTTCCATGGTGGAGTGCAAAGACTTTCGCAAGGGCAGCATCCGGCTAGAGTGGGAGCACAAGATGATGAGGATGCAGATAGAGGACCTTAACAACAAGGTGAAGAACATCCAGAAGTTACGTCTCACAGAAGAGCAACAGGAT
- the LOC137134105 gene encoding glutathione S-transferase omega-1-like translates to MTSQKCVTKGSAVPGPVAKGSIRLYSMRFCPFAQRARLVLNAKGIKHDIININLKDKPEWFLVKNPLGLVPTLETPAGEVIYESPITCEYLDEVYPEKKLFPSSPYAKAQQKMMLEQFSKVIPYFYKIPAAQNKGEDVSGLKSELKEKFANLNEELVNKKSKFFGGNSITMIDYMMWPFFERLEVFDLKHCLDETAELKKWTECMAEDPAVKATRHSVDTYKGFYKTYSEGNADYDFGL, encoded by the exons ATGACTTCTCAAAAGTGCGTCACCAAAG GAAGTGCTGTACCCGGCCCAGTCGCCAAAGGCTCCATCAGGCTTTACAGCATGAGATTCTGCCCTTTCGCTCAGAGAGCCAGACTGGTGCTGAATGCCAAAGGGATTaa gcATGACATTATAAACATCAACCTTAAAGACAAACCTGAATGGTTCCTTGTGAAGAATCCACTTGGTCTCGTCCCAACACTGGAGACACCTGCTGGTGAGGTGATATATGAGTCTCCCATCACCTGTGAATATCTGGATGAAGTTTACCCTGAGAAGAAGCTGTTTCCTTCCTCTCCTTATGCTAAAGCTCAACAGAAGATGATGCTGGAGCAGTTCTCGAAG GTAATACCATATTTCTACAAGATTCCAGCTGCACAAAATAAGGGAGAGGATGTCTCAGGACTGAAATCAGAACTGAAAGAGAAGTTTGCCAATTTAAATGAG GAACTGGTAAATAAGAAGTCGAAATTCTTCGGTGGCAACTCCATCACAATGATCGACTACATGATGTGGCCTTTTTTTGAGAGACTCGAAGTCTTTGACCTGAAACA TTGCCTGGATGAGACAGCGGAGCTGAAGAAATGGACAGAGTGCATGGCAGAGGACCCGGCTGTCAAAGCTACCAGGCACAGTGTGGACACCTACAAGGGCTTCTACAAGACATACAGCGAGGGAAACGCTGACTATGACTTTGGCCTGTAG
- the itprip gene encoding inositol 1,4,5-trisphosphate receptor-interacting protein — protein MQGAITRVCMVVVAAILNHPFLFPQENTTLPDQDLEIIARMQEHEERLEIEKARLEKEVLQLDLKVEETSNKDGYSWYLWSTVSFIIFFTIEMCRDHSGVIEIHPAEDEDIFSVSGSITPSRIVLDKEVLSNFCDKCNYTLAHENWRVREFVEGFADDLLESLRSICDRKADMEVGDFVGIGSMFESWKVCKPLMCDLIVPFSPPYPYSFQFHLWCSPSSDMPPHMQGCGTIKVTKFGANEEGCLCGSANLGEDMLCLLHSRNDEHKVDHSPDELLCSRNSPFLAKDQVMKWFQISVTKAWGRISHKYDFEVTFRNLDAAGALKIRFRSGKVIVMNIIPVIQLEDTDAYFVSHFPSDSHSSPDPYWPLSFAVYERDLLKYFGKRLPQNSCHLHCLQIVAFLHRKQTGLTGKSALTNYHLKTALLHLLLSIRPWDWGIKSMESRLQDVFGFLQRSLQEKRLYHVMIGNRRIPEEVQLPDTIRNAEPINLFRSLVLQTELYAATIMHYQEMLRNAPVLIQEYTPNLLNGSLHHSLDVTLV, from the exons ATGCAGGGGGCCATTACACGAGTGTGTATGGTGGTGGTTGCTGCCATATTAAATCATCCCTTCCTCTTTCCTCAAGAGAACACCACTCTCCCAGACCAGGACCTGGAGATAATTGCTCGCATGCAGGAGCACGAGGAGAGGCTGGAAATTGAGAAAGCCAGGTTGGAGAAAGAGGTTTTACAGCTCGACTTAAAAGTGGAAGAAACCAGCAACAAGGACGGTTATAGTTGGTACCTTTGGAGCACTGTGTCGTTTATCATATTCTTCACCATTGAGATGTGCAGGGACCATTCTGGTGTCATTGAAATCCATCCAGCTGAGGATGAAGATATATTTTCAGTGTCTGGATCCATCACTCCCAGCAGAATAGTACTAGATAAAGAGGTCCTCAGCAACTTCTGTGACAAATGCAACTACACTTTAGCTCATGAAAACTGGAGGGTGAGGGAGTTTGTCGAGGGTTTTGCTGATGATTTGCTGGAGTCGCTAAGGAGCATATGTGACAGAAAGGCAGACATGGAAGTTGGGGACTTTGTCGGGATTGGAAGCATGTTTGAGTCTTGGAAGGTGTGCAAGCCTTTAATGTGTGACCTTATAGTGCCTTTCTCACCTCCATATCCATATTCCTTCCAGTTCCATCTATGGTGCAGCCCCTCCAGTGATATGCCTCCACACATGCAGGGTTGTGGCACTATAAAAGTTACCAAGTTTGGTGCGAATGAGGAGGGTTGTCTCTGCGGCTCTGCGAACCTAGGAGAGGACATGCTTTGTCTGCTGCACAGCAGGAATGATGAGCACAAAGTGGACCACAGTCCTGATGAACTGCTCTGTTCTAGGAACTCTCCTTTCTTAGCCAAAGATCAAGTTATGAAGTGGTTTCAGATCTCTGTCACCAAAGCGTGGGGACGCATCTCCCACAAGTACGACTTTGAGGTCACTTTTCGCAACCTGGATGCAGCTGGTGCTTTGAAGATTCGATTCCGTTCAGGGAAAGTCATTGTAATGAACATCATACCAGTAATTCAGCTGGAGGATACAGATGCTTATTTTGTCTCACACTTTCCATCAGATTCTCACAGCTCTCCAGACCCATACTGGCCCCTATCTTTTGCGGTCTATGAGAGGgatttgttgaaatattttggTAAGCGCCTACCACAGAATTCCTGTCATTTACACTGCCTTCAGATTGTTGCTTTCCTACACAGAAAGCAGACAGGGCTCACGGGAAAAAGTGCCCTTACTAACTACCACTTAAAGACAGCTCTGTTGCACCTATTGCTGAGTATAAGGCCTTGGGACTGGGGCATCAAGAGTATGGAATCCAGGCTTCAGGATGTGTTTGGCTTCTTGCAGAGAAGCCTACAAGAGAAGAGACTTTATCATGTTATGATTGGAAACCGTCGAATCCCTGAAGAAGTCCAGCTTCCTGACACAATTCGCAACGCAGAACCTATCAATTTGTTCAGGTCTCTGGTGTTGCAGACAGAGCTTTATGCAGCAACAATAATGCACTATCAGGAGATGCTGAGAAATGCCCCAGTGCTCATACAAGAGTACACCCCAAACTTATTAAATGGAAGTTTACACCACAGCCTAGATGTCACTTT ggtttag